In Mastigocladopsis repens PCC 10914, a single window of DNA contains:
- a CDS encoding response regulator transcription factor, with protein sequence MLMLSCEPSTLLRVLVVDDHELTRLTLKLTFSGQENIQVVGLASNGQEAVEMVKRCHPDVIVLDLHMPVMDGWSASSHIKAISPNTQIIAYSSVEDTKCQETREISSLDAFCKKDVPTTELIALVRKLGQSAVNRSVAG encoded by the coding sequence ATGTTGATGTTGTCCTGTGAGCCTTCTACATTATTGCGTGTTCTAGTTGTTGATGATCACGAACTGACTCGTTTAACCCTAAAATTGACCTTCTCTGGTCAAGAAAATATTCAAGTTGTCGGTTTAGCCAGTAATGGTCAAGAAGCCGTAGAAATGGTTAAGCGCTGTCACCCCGACGTGATTGTACTAGATTTACATATGCCAGTTATGGATGGTTGGAGCGCCTCTAGTCATATCAAAGCTATTTCTCCAAACACTCAAATCATTGCTTACTCCTCAGTAGAAGACACTAAGTGTCAGGAAACGCGGGAAATAAGTAGCTTGGATGCTTTTTGTAAAAAAGATGTACCCACAACCGAACTCATTGCTCTAGTGAGAAAGTTAGGACAGAGTGCAGTCAATCGGTCAGTAGCGGGATAA
- the ppk1 gene encoding polyphosphate kinase 1 has translation MPKSKKTSHHQLNLTDPQYYLNRELSWLEFNKRVLHEACDTRTPLLERLKFLAIFSSNLDEFFMVRVAALKQQVEAKVSQLTFDGRTPQQQLDEISSTLRPLVAKQHEQFEKVLRSQLANHGVHILDYIDLTQKQRNYLDKYYEEQVFPVVTPLAVDPSHPFPYISNLSLNLAVVVKNPETEEELFARVKVPTVLPRFLALPPELGIHDNGKPAVWTGVPLEQAIAHNLESLFPGMNIQEYHTFRITRDADLELEEDEADDLLLAIEQELRKRRVGGSPVRIEIHSQTPESIRKRLLEDLELEENDVYEVDGIIGLKDLMYFMSLPVPNLKDPPWQSVVHPRLQRIKAPTINPDVREIEEGKDFFTVIREKDLLVHHPYQSFSTSVVRFITHAAHDRNVLAIKMTLYRTSFDSPIVNALIAAAENGKQVSVLVELKARFDEENNIKWAKRLESVGVHVVYGLVGLKTHCKLVMVVRREQDRIYRYVHIGTGNYNPKTARLYTDLGLFSCNEQLGADVTDVFNFLTGYSRQKSYRKLLVAPVTMRDRFLSLIHREIENVHNGMSGRIVAKMNSLVDPQLICTLYEASRVGVQIDLIIRGICCLRPGLKDISENIRVISIVGRFLEHSRIYYFYNNGQEEIYIGSADWMSRNLDRRVEVITPIIDADIAKDLQEILGIMLADNRQAWELQPDGSYVQRRLGEESPEANSQKILMSMVLSSNANV, from the coding sequence ATGCCAAAATCAAAGAAGACCTCACATCATCAACTAAATCTTACAGACCCACAATACTATCTCAACCGAGAGTTAAGCTGGTTAGAGTTTAACAAAAGGGTGTTGCATGAAGCCTGCGACACACGAACACCCCTTCTAGAACGCCTCAAGTTTTTGGCAATTTTTAGCTCTAACCTGGATGAGTTCTTCATGGTGCGCGTCGCGGCGTTAAAACAACAGGTAGAAGCGAAGGTCAGTCAGTTAACTTTCGATGGTCGCACACCGCAACAACAGCTAGACGAAATTAGCTCTACACTGCGTCCGTTAGTCGCCAAACAGCACGAACAATTTGAGAAAGTCTTGCGCTCCCAGCTAGCAAACCACGGTGTACATATATTAGATTACATAGATTTAACCCAGAAGCAAAGGAATTATTTAGACAAGTACTACGAAGAACAAGTCTTTCCTGTGGTGACTCCCCTTGCTGTTGACCCGTCACATCCTTTTCCCTACATTTCCAATCTCAGCTTGAATTTGGCTGTTGTGGTCAAAAACCCAGAAACTGAAGAAGAATTGTTTGCCAGAGTCAAAGTCCCGACAGTTCTACCGCGATTTTTGGCTTTACCGCCAGAGTTAGGAATTCATGATAACGGAAAACCAGCAGTCTGGACTGGTGTACCTTTGGAACAGGCGATCGCCCATAACTTAGAATCCCTATTTCCAGGGATGAATATCCAAGAATACCATACCTTTCGTATCACCCGTGACGCTGACCTGGAATTAGAAGAAGATGAAGCCGATGATTTGCTGTTGGCTATAGAACAGGAACTGCGAAAACGGCGCGTTGGTGGGTCTCCTGTACGGATAGAAATACATTCTCAAACTCCTGAATCTATCAGAAAAAGACTGTTGGAGGATTTGGAATTAGAAGAAAATGATGTTTACGAAGTAGACGGTATCATAGGACTGAAGGATTTGATGTACTTCATGTCCTTACCTGTGCCGAACCTCAAAGACCCACCGTGGCAATCGGTAGTACATCCCCGCTTACAAAGGATTAAAGCTCCAACTATAAACCCAGATGTACGGGAGATAGAAGAAGGAAAAGATTTTTTTACGGTCATTCGGGAAAAGGATTTACTCGTACACCATCCCTATCAATCCTTTTCCACATCCGTGGTACGCTTTATTACCCATGCTGCCCATGACCGGAATGTGCTAGCAATCAAGATGACTCTTTATCGGACTTCTTTTGACTCGCCGATAGTGAATGCCTTAATTGCTGCTGCTGAAAATGGCAAGCAGGTGTCTGTCTTGGTGGAACTTAAGGCGCGGTTTGATGAAGAGAATAATATCAAATGGGCAAAGCGTCTGGAAAGTGTCGGAGTTCACGTCGTTTATGGTTTGGTTGGTTTGAAGACTCACTGCAAACTTGTTATGGTCGTGCGGCGTGAACAAGACCGCATTTATCGCTACGTGCATATTGGCACTGGCAATTATAACCCGAAAACAGCGCGATTGTATACAGACTTGGGATTGTTCAGTTGCAACGAACAGTTGGGCGCTGATGTCACAGATGTTTTCAATTTCTTAACAGGATACTCTCGGCAAAAGTCATACCGAAAACTTTTGGTTGCACCCGTGACGATGCGCGATCGCTTTCTTTCCCTGATTCACCGGGAAATTGAAAATGTTCACAATGGAATGAGCGGGCGCATTGTTGCTAAAATGAATTCATTGGTAGACCCGCAACTTATCTGCACTTTATACGAAGCTTCCCGCGTCGGCGTGCAAATTGACCTGATAATACGCGGGATTTGCTGTTTACGCCCTGGATTAAAAGATATTAGTGAAAATATTCGCGTTATTAGTATCGTGGGTCGTTTTTTAGAACACTCCCGCATTTATTATTTTTATAACAATGGACAGGAAGAAATATATATTGGCAGTGCCGATTGGATGTCAAGAAACCTGGATCGTCGGGTAGAAGTCATTACCCCAATCATCGATGCAGACATTGCAAAAGATTTGCAAGAAATATTAGGAATTATGCTGGCAGATAACCGCCAAGCTTGGGAGTTACAACCAGACGGAAGTTACGTTCAAAGACGTCTTGGGGAAGAAAGTCCAGAAGCTAACTCACAAAAAATTCTCATGTCTATGGTTTTAAGCTCGAATGCGAACGTGTAG